ATGCGGCATTGTAACCGAAAACAGGGGCGGTTTTAAAATGCCGTCTGAAAAAGGTTCAGACGGCATTAGAGGGCTTATTCTGCATTTTCGGTTTTAAAGAAGAGATGAACCGCTTTGAAGATACCGCCGTTTGGGACGGTCAGTTCTTTTTGTGCGGCGGAGAATTTAATCACGGCAAGGGCGGTAAAGTTTTCCGAATCTTGAACGCTGTCGAGCACGATGCCGGCTTCTTCGCCGTCCGCCGTCAGCAGGATGCCCGCTTCGGCTGCCGAATTTCCCGACAATACCGCCAAGCCGCGTTTGACCTGCCCCCGATACTGGGCGCGCGCGATGATTTCCTGTCCCGGATAGCAGCCTTTTTTGAAGTGTACGCCGCCGATGATGTGCTGGTTGAGCATTTGGGCAACGGCAGTTTCTTTGGTAGCCGCGCATATCCACGGATAACCGCTGCGGATTTCGTGCAGCCGCCACGCGCTTTCGGCGGCGGCGTCATAAAGGGGCAGGGCGTTTTTGGGGGCGATGTGCAAAATGCCCCGATGGGGCAGGACGACGGAACAGATGCCGTCTGAAACGCATTCGGCGGTAAAGGCAAGACTGGGTTCTTGCGCGGCAAGCGGTTCGGCGGATGCTGCCAACTCTGCGCCGACGGCGTAATCTTCAAGGATTTCAAAAACGACTTTGGCACGCAGGACAAACATCCGCAGGCGTTTGATCGTTGCTTCAAGCAAGTCTTGCGCCATAATCAGCAGCAAATCGCCGCCTCGGTTGACGACAATCATATTGGCGATGACGCGGCCTTTGGGCGTGTTGTAAGTCGCGTAACACGCCTGTCCGGCCTGAAGATGGTTGATGTCGTTGGAAAGCTGTCCGTGCAGGAAGGTTTGGCGGTCTTCGCCGCTAACGCGCGCCACGCCGAAAAAGGGCAGTAAGGTTTTCATCATTTGCCTACTCTGAAATATAAGGAAATCTGTTTATGCGGTTGCCGCATCTTTCTTCACGGCGGTTACTTTGATTTCGACGCGCCACTCCGGACGGGCGAGCCGCGCTTCCACGCAGGCACGGGCGGGCGTTCTGCCGGCGGCAACCCAAGCGTCCCATACGCCGTTCATTTCCGCATAGTCGCCCATATCGCGCAGATAGATGACCGCATCCAAAACGTGTGCCTTATCCGAGCCGCATTCCGCCAGCCAGCGGTCGATTTGGACAAGCACGTCGGCAGTCTGTTCGGCAGCCGTTTCACCGTTTTCGGGAACCATGCCGGAGAGGAAAATCAAGCCGTTTGCGCCGACGGCTTCGGAATAGTGGGGCGTTGTGCCGAAATATCGGATATCCATATCGGTTTCCTTTGATAAAGGGGATATATGGTAACATTGCGCTTGACCGATTTCCATGTTTTGCATGACGAAAAATGAGTAAACACACTTATCCGATAACACCTGCCGTACGCGTTTTGCGTGAAAACGGCATCGAATTTGAACCTTTTACCTATGCCTATGAGGAACACGGCGGCACGGCGCAGTTTGCGCGCCTGTTCGGCAAAGACGAACACTTAGTCATTAAAACCATTGTTTTACAGGATGAAAACAGGCAGGGGCTGATTGTCTTGATGCACGGCGACAAACAGATTTCAACCCGCAATCTGGCGCGGCATTTGGGTGCGAAACACATCGAACCCGCCACGCCCGCACAGGCAAACAAGTGGACGGGCTATCTGGTCGGCGGCACAACGCCGTTCGGCATCCGGACAAAATTGGATATTTACGTCGAGCAGTCGGTGATGGATTTGGAAACCATCTATATCAACGGTGGAAAACGCGGGTTCATTATCGGTATCCGCCCCGATGATTTAAATATTTTGAATCCGAAAACAATACAGGCAGCGGTTTGACAGGGAAGTATAAGGAACAATATGGACAAAGATTTGTATGCCGTATTGGGCGTGTCGCCGCAGGCGGGGGCGGACGAAATCAAACGCGCCTACCGCAAGCTGGCGATGAAATACCATCCCGACCGCAATCCGGGCAATCCGCAGGCGGAAGAAAAGTTCAAAGAAATCCAACGGGCTTACGATACGCTTTCCGACCTGTCGAAACGGACGCAATACGACGCGTCCTTCAGACGGCATGATGAACGCGGGCGGCAGGAAGAGG
Above is a window of Neisseria sp. Marseille-Q6792 DNA encoding:
- a CDS encoding folate-binding protein YgfZ; the encoded protein is MKTLLPFFGVARVSGEDRQTFLHGQLSNDINHLQAGQACYATYNTPKGRVIANMIVVNRGGDLLLIMAQDLLEATIKRLRMFVLRAKVVFEILEDYAVGAELAASAEPLAAQEPSLAFTAECVSDGICSVVLPHRGILHIAPKNALPLYDAAAESAWRLHEIRSGYPWICAATKETAVAQMLNQHIIGGVHFKKGCYPGQEIIARAQYRGQVKRGLAVLSGNSAAEAGILLTADGEEAGIVLDSVQDSENFTALAVIKFSAAQKELTVPNGGIFKAVHLFFKTENAE
- a CDS encoding RidA family protein, producing the protein MDIRYFGTTPHYSEAVGANGLIFLSGMVPENGETAAEQTADVLVQIDRWLAECGSDKAHVLDAVIYLRDMGDYAEMNGVWDAWVAAGRTPARACVEARLARPEWRVEIKVTAVKKDAATA
- the ybaK gene encoding Cys-tRNA(Pro) deacylase, producing MSKHTYPITPAVRVLRENGIEFEPFTYAYEEHGGTAQFARLFGKDEHLVIKTIVLQDENRQGLIVLMHGDKQISTRNLARHLGAKHIEPATPAQANKWTGYLVGGTTPFGIRTKLDIYVEQSVMDLETIYINGGKRGFIIGIRPDDLNILNPKTIQAAV